One part of the Anaerolineales bacterium genome encodes these proteins:
- the lysS gene encoding lysine--tRNA ligase — protein MSEDQHYSEIERLRLAKLEALRQQGHEPFPPRVERTHTTAAAIAAFESGGEQPLAAAVVGPTVVVVGRIRSMRLMGKLAFAHIEDGSGTLQLFLRADDFGVEALQHFKDHYDLGDFVEAQGEMFRTKAGEISLNVKALRMIAKAITPLPAAKDEVVDGEVVRHATLADPEVRYRQRYADLAVNPQVREVFRTRAAILRALREFLDKHDFLEVETPVLQPVYGGAAARPFVTHHNQLKQDLYLRISFELYLKRLLVGGIERVYEIGRDFRNEGVDRTHNPEFTMLEFYMAYADYQRVMEFTEEMMNFVGKQVLGGSKFSYQGHAIDLANAWPRISIADAVQEFAGIDLSKYPDAASLSKAMAEKNYKVRAGGSRGKLIEDLVGDHVEPRLIQPSFLYDYPREVSPLAKSQPGDPSTVERFEGYMGGFEICNAFSELNDPLDQQARFEEMGRSLKAGDEDLHPMDEDYLRAMRYGMPPNGGFGMGIDRITMLFTDQPNIREVILFPHLRRREGE, from the coding sequence ATGAGCGAAGACCAACACTACAGCGAAATCGAACGCCTGCGCCTGGCCAAACTGGAGGCGCTGCGCCAGCAAGGGCACGAGCCCTTCCCGCCGCGGGTAGAGCGCACCCACACCACCGCAGCCGCCATCGCCGCCTTTGAAAGCGGCGGCGAGCAGCCACTGGCTGCCGCCGTCGTGGGCCCCACCGTGGTTGTCGTGGGACGCATCCGCTCCATGCGCCTGATGGGCAAGCTGGCCTTCGCCCACATTGAGGATGGCTCCGGCACGCTGCAGCTGTTCCTGCGCGCAGATGATTTCGGCGTCGAAGCGCTGCAGCATTTCAAAGATCATTACGACCTAGGCGATTTTGTTGAAGCGCAGGGCGAGATGTTCCGCACCAAAGCCGGCGAGATCTCGCTGAATGTCAAAGCGTTGCGCATGATCGCCAAAGCCATCACGCCGCTGCCGGCCGCCAAGGATGAAGTGGTGGACGGCGAGGTGGTGCGCCACGCTACCTTGGCCGACCCTGAGGTGCGCTACCGCCAGCGTTACGCTGACCTGGCCGTCAATCCGCAGGTGCGCGAAGTGTTCCGCACCCGCGCCGCCATCCTGCGCGCTCTGCGCGAGTTTTTGGATAAGCACGACTTCCTGGAAGTAGAGACGCCCGTGCTGCAGCCGGTCTACGGTGGGGCGGCGGCGCGGCCGTTCGTTACGCATCACAATCAGCTCAAGCAGGACTTATATCTGCGTATTTCTTTCGAGCTGTACCTTAAGCGCCTGCTGGTGGGCGGCATCGAGCGCGTCTATGAGATCGGGCGTGACTTCCGCAACGAAGGCGTAGACCGCACGCACAACCCTGAGTTCACCATGCTGGAGTTTTATATGGCTTACGCCGACTACCAGCGCGTGATGGAGTTTACCGAAGAGATGATGAACTTCGTCGGCAAGCAAGTGCTGGGCGGCAGCAAGTTCAGTTACCAGGGCCACGCCATTGACCTGGCGAATGCCTGGCCGCGCATCTCGATCGCCGACGCCGTGCAGGAGTTCGCCGGCATTGACCTGAGCAAGTATCCTGACGCCGCCAGCCTCTCCAAGGCGATGGCCGAGAAGAATTACAAAGTGCGCGCTGGTGGCAGCCGTGGCAAGCTGATCGAAGACCTGGTGGGCGACCATGTGGAGCCGCGCCTGATCCAGCCTAGCTTCTTGTATGACTACCCGCGCGAGGTCTCGCCGCTAGCCAAAAGCCAGCCGGGCGACCCCAGCACCGTCGAACGCTTCGAAGGCTACATGGGTGGCTTCGAGATCTGCAACGCCTTCAGTGAGCTCAACGACCCGCTGGACCAGCAGGCGCGGTTCGAAGAGATGGGCCGCAGCCTGAAAGCCGGCGACGAAGACTTGCACCCCATGGACGAAGACTATCTGCGCGCCATGCGCTACGGCATGCCGCCCAATGGCGGATTTGGCATGGGTATTGACCGCATCACCATGCTGTTCACTGACCAGCCCAATATCCGCGAAGTGATCCTTTTCCCGCACCTGCGCCGCCGTGAAGGGGAGTAG
- a CDS encoding M23 family metallopeptidase: protein MPSKAKSTPEQNPEHEASPETKSPAAAKPAARSLQERLPAPLRRYWKIGLIAVVALGVVLLMNTVASGMQAGQQQELRSTAMAMAQTTIDAVTGGEASALMPSYDAVIDFGQGISRLASMDTVIPSRARVDIMHHTVERGDTLFGIADLYGLKPESILWFNFDTLEDNPSEIQPGLILNIPPVDGILVTYHAGESLYAIAENASYTTTVTIDDIINWPSNNLDPYETDPNNPNIPDGFQLIIPNGSRELRDWGPPAITRQNAAVAAYYGPGACGAIYEGAIGNGTFRWPTVATYLSGFDWTPPTHNGIDIAGAEGNAVYATDGGVVVYAGWSNYGYGNLVVIDHGTGWQSAYAHLFSYAVSCGQSVSQGTVIGGVGNTGNSSGAHLHFELTSSLYGKVNPWDFLFIP, encoded by the coding sequence ATGCCCAGCAAAGCAAAATCCACGCCGGAACAAAACCCCGAACACGAAGCCTCCCCTGAGACTAAGAGCCCCGCAGCCGCAAAGCCCGCGGCGCGTTCTCTGCAGGAGCGGCTGCCCGCTCCCCTGCGCCGCTACTGGAAGATCGGTCTGATCGCGGTGGTCGCGCTGGGTGTGGTATTGCTGATGAACACGGTGGCCAGCGGTATGCAGGCTGGCCAGCAGCAGGAGCTGCGTTCCACTGCCATGGCCATGGCCCAGACCACCATCGACGCCGTGACCGGCGGCGAGGCCAGTGCGCTGATGCCTTCCTACGACGCGGTGATCGACTTCGGCCAGGGCATTAGCCGCCTGGCTTCAATGGATACAGTTATCCCCAGCCGGGCGCGTGTGGACATCATGCATCACACGGTTGAGCGCGGTGACACACTCTTCGGCATCGCCGACCTGTACGGCTTGAAGCCGGAAAGCATTCTGTGGTTCAACTTTGATACCCTGGAAGACAACCCCAGCGAAATTCAGCCTGGGCTGATCCTCAACATTCCGCCGGTGGACGGCATTCTGGTAACCTACCACGCTGGCGAAAGCCTGTACGCCATCGCCGAGAATGCCAGCTACACCACTACCGTCACGATTGACGACATCATCAACTGGCCCAGCAACAATCTGGACCCGTACGAGACCGACCCCAACAACCCCAACATTCCGGATGGCTTCCAGCTCATCATCCCCAACGGCTCGCGTGAATTGCGAGACTGGGGCCCGCCGGCGATTACCCGTCAGAACGCGGCGGTGGCGGCCTACTATGGCCCGGGCGCATGTGGCGCCATCTACGAAGGCGCCATCGGTAACGGCACCTTCCGCTGGCCCACAGTGGCCACCTACCTCTCCGGCTTTGACTGGACCCCGCCTACCCACAACGGCATCGACATCGCCGGCGCCGAAGGCAATGCTGTCTATGCAACCGATGGCGGCGTGGTGGTCTACGCCGGCTGGTCGAACTACGGCTACGGCAACCTGGTGGTGATCGACCACGGCACCGGCTGGCAATCAGCTTATGCTCACTTGTTCAGCTATGCGGTCAGCTGCGGACAGAGCGTCTCGCAGGGAACCGTGATCGGCGGTGTTGGCAACACGGGCAACTCCTCCGGCGCCCACTTGCACTTTGAGTTGACCAGCTCCCTGTACGGCAAGGTCAACCCGTGGGATTTCCTGTTCATCCCGTAA
- the greA gene encoding transcription elongation factor GreA: protein MSTEYLTKEGFKKLQDELDTLRNVRRKEIAERLREAAENSLGEFVEDPEFEAAKNEQSFVEGRIKELEILLANATLIENKGRKKGGAVEIGSKVTIQQGRRKPEEYMIVGAAEANPREGKISHESPLGSALLGKKEGDKADINAPSGSFSVKITKVV, encoded by the coding sequence ATGTCTACTGAGTATTTGACCAAAGAAGGCTTCAAGAAACTGCAGGACGAGTTGGATACCTTACGCAATGTGCGCCGCAAGGAAATTGCGGAGCGCCTGCGCGAGGCGGCTGAGAACAGCCTGGGCGAGTTTGTTGAGGACCCTGAGTTTGAAGCTGCCAAGAACGAGCAGTCCTTTGTTGAGGGTCGCATCAAAGAGCTGGAGATCCTGCTGGCCAATGCCACGCTGATCGAGAACAAGGGCCGCAAGAAGGGCGGCGCGGTCGAGATTGGCAGCAAGGTGACCATCCAGCAAGGCCGCCGCAAGCCCGAGGAGTACATGATCGTGGGCGCCGCGGAGGCCAACCCGCGTGAGGGCAAGATCAGCCATGAGAGCCCGCTGGGCAGCGCTTTGCTGGGCAAGAAGGAAGGCGATAAGGCGGATATCAACGCGCCCTCCGGCTCTTTCTCGGTGAAGATCACCAAGGTTGTGTAA
- a CDS encoding class II fructose-bisphosphate aldolase, whose product MTAEAPSSILSALGAAAAHYSDGAIHITDENAVRSHIGQLVRLAGLGSETEQAWARYLVRLIALELGAVPASIHDLYMARGRGEVPPTFTVPAMNLRVLAFEAARAVFRVARRLDAGAFIFEIARSEIGYTAQRPAEYAANILGAAIAEGYRGPVFIQGDHFQISASRYKQDPDKEIAAVEELTAEAMQAGFFNIDVDTSTLVDIHLEGERAQQAMNAELSAHFTQFIRQHEPAGVTVSVGGEIGEVGSQNSTEEELRAYVDGYQEALAAKNGSASGGSSLEGLSKISIQTGTSHGGVVLPDGSVAQVKVDFDTLLHLSRVARSYGYAGAVQHGASTLPQDAFGKFVEAEACEVHLATNFQNMVFERLPKPLLSAIYAYVNKHYSVDRKANHTNEQFLYENRKRAIGPFKEAMWDLAAEDRVKITGAWEEQFATLFDLLALPGTRRYVEQTTNPAKVAPQRSFYFGKEAEQEEVKDLSD is encoded by the coding sequence ATGACTGCTGAAGCCCCCTCCTCCATCCTCTCCGCCCTCGGCGCCGCGGCTGCCCATTACAGCGATGGCGCCATCCACATCACAGACGAAAACGCAGTGCGCAGCCACATCGGCCAGCTGGTACGCCTCGCCGGCCTCGGCAGCGAGACCGAGCAGGCCTGGGCCCGTTACCTGGTGCGCCTGATCGCTTTGGAGCTGGGCGCAGTGCCGGCCAGCATTCATGACCTATACATGGCCCGCGGCCGTGGCGAGGTGCCCCCCACCTTCACCGTGCCGGCCATGAACCTGCGCGTGCTGGCCTTTGAAGCGGCTCGCGCCGTGTTCCGCGTGGCCCGTCGACTGGATGCGGGGGCCTTTATCTTCGAGATCGCCCGCTCTGAGATCGGCTATACCGCTCAACGCCCGGCTGAGTACGCCGCTAATATTCTGGGCGCGGCCATCGCCGAGGGCTACCGTGGCCCGGTCTTCATTCAGGGCGACCATTTCCAGATCTCGGCTTCGCGCTATAAGCAGGACCCCGATAAAGAGATCGCCGCGGTGGAGGAGCTGACCGCCGAAGCCATGCAGGCCGGCTTCTTCAACATTGACGTGGACACCTCAACCCTGGTGGATATTCACCTGGAGGGCGAGCGCGCCCAGCAAGCCATGAACGCCGAGCTCTCGGCGCACTTCACGCAGTTCATCCGCCAGCACGAGCCCGCCGGCGTCACCGTTTCGGTGGGCGGCGAGATCGGCGAGGTAGGCAGCCAGAACTCCACCGAGGAGGAGCTGCGGGCCTATGTGGATGGCTACCAGGAAGCCCTGGCAGCCAAGAACGGTTCCGCCTCTGGCGGGAGCAGCCTGGAGGGGTTGAGCAAGATCAGCATCCAAACCGGCACATCCCACGGCGGCGTTGTGCTGCCGGATGGCAGCGTGGCCCAGGTCAAGGTGGACTTCGATACCCTGCTGCACCTCAGCCGCGTGGCGCGCAGCTATGGTTACGCCGGCGCGGTGCAGCACGGCGCCAGCACGCTGCCGCAGGACGCCTTCGGCAAGTTTGTGGAGGCCGAAGCCTGCGAGGTGCACCTGGCCACCAACTTCCAGAACATGGTGTTTGAGCGCCTGCCCAAGCCGCTCCTCAGCGCCATCTATGCCTACGTCAACAAGCACTACAGCGTTGACCGCAAGGCCAACCACACCAACGAGCAGTTCCTGTACGAAAACCGCAAGCGCGCCATTGGCCCGTTCAAGGAAGCGATGTGGGATCTGGCGGCCGAGGATCGCGTCAAGATCACCGGCGCATGGGAAGAGCAGTTCGCCACGCTGTTCGATCTGCTGGCCCTGCCAGGCACGCGCCGCTACGTTGAGCAGACTACGAATCCGGCCAAGGTGGCCCCGCAGCGCAGTTTCTACTTCGGCAAGGAAGCCGAGCAGGAAGAAGTCAAAGACCTGTCCGATTAA
- a CDS encoding extracellular solute-binding protein, producing the protein MDHSHRRLLFTLLALACFAALAGCASLTASLVPTPTAGTPDVAVVSTAQPTASSERAITLILWLPPQFDPSSGSLAAGMLQTRLDEFTGQHPQVLINTRIKDESGTGGLLESLMRAQQAAPLALPDVVLMPAGLLPQAAAAGVLHPQSQLTNELGSNDWYPFAVQLASAEDARYGLPFMADGLVAAHRSTAISQVPPTWVRLMDTRIALGFAAADPQARLPLLQLLSLPGRDENTIPEQNLLELFDFFATGQARGVFPFWLTQYQSNEQTWQAFSEGRLPMVTAWTSQVFANRQTEISGAPLPTQNGQPFTLVRGWVWSVATENSERAALASELIAFLSTPEFLAQYSAAASLLPPRPSSLAAWAPGANQALASQLVNNAQALPDQATTERWGTALSQAVVAVLKQEMTAAEAAASVRDAFAADE; encoded by the coding sequence ATGGATCATTCTCACCGCAGGTTGCTGTTCACCCTGCTGGCGCTGGCCTGCTTCGCCGCGCTGGCTGGCTGCGCAAGCCTTACCGCCAGCCTGGTGCCAACCCCCACCGCCGGCACACCTGATGTAGCCGTCGTCAGCACGGCCCAGCCAACGGCCAGCAGCGAGCGCGCCATCACACTGATCCTATGGCTGCCGCCGCAATTCGACCCCAGCAGTGGCAGCCTGGCGGCGGGCATGCTGCAAACCCGCCTGGACGAGTTCACCGGGCAGCACCCGCAAGTGCTCATTAATACGCGCATCAAGGATGAAAGCGGCACGGGCGGCTTGCTCGAGTCGCTGATGCGCGCTCAGCAAGCTGCCCCGCTGGCCCTGCCAGACGTGGTGCTAATGCCTGCGGGCCTGCTGCCCCAGGCCGCGGCCGCCGGCGTGCTGCACCCACAGAGCCAACTGACCAACGAGCTGGGCAGCAACGACTGGTATCCCTTCGCCGTCCAGCTGGCCAGCGCCGAAGATGCCCGTTATGGCCTGCCCTTTATGGCCGATGGCCTGGTAGCCGCCCACCGCAGCACCGCGATTTCGCAAGTGCCGCCCACATGGGTGCGCCTGATGGATACGCGCATTGCCTTGGGTTTTGCGGCCGCCGACCCGCAAGCACGCCTGCCGTTGCTGCAGCTGCTTTCGCTGCCCGGGCGGGATGAAAACACGATCCCTGAGCAGAACTTGCTCGAGCTGTTTGACTTCTTCGCCACCGGGCAAGCCCGCGGCGTGTTCCCGTTCTGGCTGACCCAATACCAAAGCAACGAGCAAACCTGGCAAGCCTTCAGCGAAGGCCGCCTGCCGATGGTGACAGCCTGGACCAGCCAGGTGTTTGCCAACCGCCAAACCGAGATCAGCGGCGCGCCGCTGCCCACCCAGAACGGCCAGCCGTTCACGCTGGTGCGAGGCTGGGTATGGAGCGTGGCCACCGAAAACAGCGAGCGCGCCGCCCTGGCCAGCGAGCTGATCGCGTTCCTCTCCACGCCGGAGTTTCTGGCGCAGTACAGCGCGGCCGCATCGCTGCTGCCGCCGCGGCCCAGTTCGCTGGCCGCCTGGGCGCCTGGCGCCAACCAGGCGCTGGCCAGCCAGTTGGTCAACAACGCCCAGGCACTGCCTGACCAGGCCACGACCGAGCGCTGGGGCACGGCCCTCTCGCAGGCGGTGGTGGCAGTGCTGAAGCAGGAGATGACCGCCGCCGAAGCGGCCGCCAGCGTACGCGATGCTTTCGCTGCGGACGAATAG
- a CDS encoding NUDIX domain-containing protein: protein MSTNPQKFSKTRYQFIPRVLVFLTRGDEVLLMKRADDRPVFPGLYNGLGGHVERSESVLAAAYREIEEESGLRPQRLWLCANVAIDTGDPEVGIHMSVFCGPAPQDGELRQSSEGTLQWVKVAELADLAMVEDIPTLLPKVLAVPPGGAPLWALYIYNAAGELHMHFEVTE, encoded by the coding sequence ATGTCAACCAACCCACAGAAATTTAGCAAGACCCGCTACCAGTTCATCCCGCGCGTGCTGGTGTTCTTGACGCGTGGGGATGAAGTGCTGCTGATGAAACGCGCCGATGACCGCCCGGTCTTCCCCGGCCTATACAATGGTTTGGGCGGGCATGTGGAGCGCAGCGAGAGCGTGCTGGCGGCGGCCTACCGCGAGATTGAAGAAGAGTCTGGACTGCGGCCACAACGCCTGTGGCTATGCGCAAACGTGGCGATCGATACGGGCGACCCCGAGGTGGGCATCCACATGAGTGTGTTCTGCGGGCCGGCCCCGCAGGATGGCGAACTGCGCCAATCCAGCGAGGGGACGCTGCAATGGGTCAAAGTGGCCGAGCTGGCTGACCTGGCCATGGTGGAGGACATCCCCACCCTGCTGCCCAAGGTGCTGGCTGTCCCGCCAGGCGGCGCGCCGCTGTGGGCCTTGTACATCTACAACGCCGCCGGCGAACTGCATATGCATTTTGAAGTAACAGAATAG
- a CDS encoding SPFH domain-containing protein, translating to MARIFDVIEYPNEMKEEIVHRFPESGAGDFRIGSQVIVRESQSAVFFRDGKALDVFKPGRHTIATANVPLLIDLVGKAFNDRSPFTAEVYFVSRREFLDRKWGTPQPIVMQTPGVGLGWLLLQGFGTYAYSVEDPQQFVTQVVGTQGVYDTVDIENDLRSRLLRSFSDLLGEMKGKYTTVQDIIGNQEEISAAVRAKAQDDFEARGLTLKAFVIANMTPSATTAEALRSMGLLDSATYTQLQAADAMREAANNPSGGAGLTAGIGAGVGIGQVMSEALKGAGTTAAAAAAAMPDVMTAAEAAHVLKVTEADIVAAIESKELSAKKVGGSYRITKKAMEKFLGGE from the coding sequence ATGGCTCGCATTTTTGATGTAATTGAATATCCCAATGAGATGAAGGAAGAGATCGTCCATCGCTTCCCGGAGAGCGGCGCGGGTGACTTCCGTATTGGCTCTCAGGTGATCGTGCGCGAATCGCAGAGCGCGGTCTTCTTCCGTGACGGCAAAGCGCTGGATGTCTTCAAGCCCGGCCGCCACACCATCGCCACCGCCAACGTGCCGCTGCTCATCGATCTGGTTGGCAAGGCCTTCAATGATCGCAGCCCCTTCACGGCCGAGGTCTACTTCGTCTCCCGACGCGAGTTCCTCGACCGCAAGTGGGGCACTCCGCAACCTATCGTCATGCAGACCCCTGGCGTGGGCCTGGGCTGGCTGCTGCTGCAGGGCTTCGGCACCTATGCCTATTCCGTTGAAGACCCGCAGCAGTTCGTGACCCAGGTCGTAGGCACGCAGGGCGTGTACGACACCGTGGACATCGAGAACGATCTGCGCTCGCGTTTGCTGCGCTCCTTCTCTGACCTGTTGGGTGAGATGAAGGGCAAGTACACCACCGTGCAGGACATCATCGGCAATCAGGAAGAAATCAGCGCCGCCGTGCGTGCCAAAGCGCAGGATGACTTTGAAGCCCGCGGCCTGACCCTGAAAGCCTTCGTGATCGCCAACATGACGCCTTCGGCCACCACGGCCGAGGCGTTGCGCAGCATGGGCTTGCTGGATAGTGCCACTTACACGCAGCTGCAGGCGGCTGACGCCATGCGCGAGGCGGCTAACAACCCCAGCGGCGGTGCGGGCCTGACGGCTGGCATCGGCGCCGGCGTGGGTATCGGCCAGGTGATGAGCGAAGCCCTCAAGGGCGCTGGCACCACGGCCGCCGCGGCGGCCGCTGCCATGCCCGACGTGATGACCGCTGCCGAAGCGGCCCACGTCTTGAAGGTGACCGAAGCCGACATCGTCGCTGCCATTGAATCCAAGGAACTGAGCGCCAAGAAGGTGGGCGGCAGCTACCGCATCACCAAGAAGGCTATGGAGAAATTCCTCGGCGGCGAATAG
- the serS gene encoding serine--tRNA ligase — MLDINLIRENPELVKASLIKRNMDPALVDQAVGLDARRRDLLKEVEVLKAERNAVSKEISTMKDKTAKDARIAEMRVVGDKIAALDADLAAVDADFDATISVIPNIVEEKVPAGGEENNIVAKEWGDKPAFSFEPKPHWELGEQLGIIDFDAGVRVTGSRFYVLSGAGARLQRALIAWMLDLHTRQGYTEKYTPFMVKGETLYGAGQLPKFKENLYKDAEEDLYMIPTAEVPLTGLHMGQILPEEQLPLRYTAYSPCFRREKMSAGRDVRGIKRGHQFDKVEMYKFTTPDQSEAEFEQMVADAEATCQALGLPYRLLLKAAGDTSESAHISYDIEIWAAGCNEWLEVSSISRVGDFQARRAAIKYRPDGEKGSRFLHTINGSGLGLPRTLIGVLENYQQADGSVIVPEVLRPWMGGIKKISAGG; from the coding sequence ATGCTGGACATCAATTTGATTCGTGAAAACCCTGAACTGGTCAAGGCCAGCCTGATCAAGCGCAATATGGACCCGGCCCTGGTGGACCAGGCCGTTGGGCTGGATGCACGCCGCCGCGACCTGCTCAAAGAGGTCGAGGTGCTGAAGGCCGAGCGTAACGCCGTCTCTAAAGAGATCAGCACGATGAAGGACAAGACCGCCAAGGACGCTCGCATTGCAGAAATGCGTGTCGTTGGCGACAAGATCGCCGCGCTCGATGCGGATTTGGCTGCTGTGGATGCAGATTTTGACGCGACCATCTCGGTGATCCCTAACATCGTTGAGGAAAAGGTGCCGGCCGGCGGCGAGGAGAACAACATCGTCGCCAAGGAATGGGGCGACAAGCCCGCATTTAGCTTTGAACCCAAGCCGCACTGGGAGCTGGGCGAGCAGCTGGGCATCATTGACTTTGATGCCGGCGTGCGGGTCACCGGCAGCCGTTTCTACGTCCTTAGCGGGGCTGGCGCCCGCCTACAGCGTGCCCTGATCGCCTGGATGCTGGATCTGCATACCCGCCAGGGCTACACCGAGAAATACACGCCCTTCATGGTCAAGGGCGAGACCCTGTATGGCGCCGGGCAGCTGCCCAAGTTCAAGGAGAACCTCTACAAGGACGCCGAGGAAGACTTGTACATGATCCCCACGGCCGAGGTGCCACTGACCGGCCTGCACATGGGCCAGATCCTGCCCGAAGAACAGCTACCGCTGCGCTATACGGCCTATTCGCCGTGTTTCCGCCGCGAGAAGATGAGCGCCGGGCGGGATGTGCGCGGTATCAAGCGTGGTCACCAGTTCGATAAGGTAGAAATGTATAAGTTCACCACGCCCGACCAGTCTGAGGCCGAGTTCGAACAGATGGTGGCCGACGCCGAGGCTACTTGCCAGGCGCTGGGGCTGCCGTATCGCCTGCTGCTGAAAGCGGCTGGCGATACCAGCGAGTCGGCCCACATCAGCTATGACATCGAGATCTGGGCGGCGGGCTGCAACGAATGGCTCGAAGTTTCGTCTATATCTCGTGTAGGAGACTTTCAAGCCCGCCGGGCGGCCATCAAGTACCGCCCCGATGGTGAAAAGGGCAGCCGCTTCCTGCACACCATCAACGGCTCCGGCCTGGGATTGCCGCGCACACTGATCGGCGTGCTGGAGAACTACCAACAGGCCGATGGCTCGGTGATCGTTCCGGAAGTGCTGCGACCCTGGATGGGCGGGATTAAGAAAATCTCCGCTGGAGGTTAG
- a CDS encoding PD40 domain-containing protein: MEQRRLGKTLRVWLLALLAALLAACTPASEAGNPVQTAIAATLTARPFSTPPTATEVPPTPTPTFEPGGRPRGKIVYVCQYSKQSGRNQICIMNADGSDPRTLTQGGQYDDFFPSITPDGQYVLFVSDRTGRYQIYEYELATDQLTQLTEFNNISAYAPTASPDGRWIVFYAILDGQQYPASHNIWSMRRDGSGALQLTQRRGGGWDPVWSPDSARILFASETNGFPQLFMINADGSQTRQVTDLSGLRGRNDWSVDGLLATYLGSSWDRDIYVFDTNGENVVQLTDGGNNLAPSFSPDGHWLTFMSYRDNPRQDLGCEIYVMRVDGSDARRLTTNDICDWQPRWGP; this comes from the coding sequence ATGGAGCAACGCCGCCTAGGCAAAACCTTGCGCGTCTGGCTGCTGGCGCTGCTTGCCGCGCTGCTGGCGGCCTGCACGCCTGCATCCGAAGCTGGCAACCCGGTGCAAACCGCCATCGCCGCCACGCTGACGGCGCGGCCATTCAGCACGCCGCCCACCGCCACCGAAGTGCCGCCCACGCCTACGCCCACCTTTGAGCCCGGCGGGCGGCCGCGCGGCAAGATCGTCTACGTGTGCCAGTACAGCAAACAGTCGGGCCGCAACCAGATCTGCATCATGAACGCCGATGGCAGTGACCCGCGCACCCTGACCCAGGGCGGCCAGTATGATGACTTCTTTCCCTCCATCACGCCGGATGGGCAGTATGTGTTGTTCGTGTCTGACCGCACTGGGCGTTACCAGATCTATGAATACGAACTGGCCACGGATCAGCTGACACAGCTCACCGAGTTCAATAACATCAGCGCTTACGCTCCCACCGCTTCGCCAGATGGACGCTGGATCGTGTTCTATGCGATCCTGGACGGCCAGCAGTACCCGGCCAGCCACAATATCTGGAGCATGCGGCGGGATGGCTCCGGCGCGTTGCAACTCACCCAGCGCCGCGGCGGCGGCTGGGACCCGGTCTGGTCGCCGGATAGCGCCCGCATCCTCTTCGCCTCGGAGACCAATGGCTTCCCGCAGTTGTTCATGATCAACGCAGACGGTTCGCAGACCCGCCAGGTGACCGATCTGAGCGGGCTACGCGGTCGCAATGATTGGTCTGTCGATGGCTTGCTGGCGACTTACCTGGGCAGCTCGTGGGACCGGGATATTTACGTCTTCGATACTAACGGCGAGAACGTGGTGCAACTGACGGATGGCGGCAACAACCTGGCACCCAGCTTCTCACCCGATGGGCATTGGCTTACGTTCATGTCCTATCGCGACAATCCGCGCCAGGATCTGGGCTGCGAAATTTATGTGATGCGCGTGGATGGTTCGGATGCCCGCCGCCTGACCACCAACGACATTTGTGATTGGCAGCCGCGCTGGGGGCCGTAA
- a CDS encoding DUF456 domain-containing protein encodes MTEFSEILTRFLQIGLPFILMFVGLFGLIIPIFPGGVIIWIGALFYGLAAGFSTWGWVFFIIITLLMIACSLVDNVLMGKEALRSGASWWSLFWAATAGVLGTLFFPPFGGLIGAPLGLAASEWWRHRDWRRAFKTTRGLAVGWGWSFLARFGIGVVMIIVWGMWVWSNAA; translated from the coding sequence GTGACTGAATTTTCTGAAATATTGACCCGCTTTCTACAGATCGGCCTGCCGTTCATTTTGATGTTTGTAGGCCTGTTTGGTTTGATCATCCCCATCTTTCCAGGCGGGGTCATCATCTGGATCGGCGCGCTGTTCTATGGCCTCGCCGCCGGCTTCAGCACCTGGGGCTGGGTGTTCTTCATCATCATCACTTTGCTGATGATCGCCTGCTCGCTGGTGGACAATGTCCTGATGGGCAAAGAGGCGCTGCGCAGCGGCGCCTCGTGGTGGAGCTTGTTCTGGGCCGCCACGGCCGGCGTGCTGGGCACGTTGTTCTTCCCGCCATTCGGCGGCCTGATCGGCGCCCCGCTGGGCCTGGCCGCTTCTGAATGGTGGCGGCATCGCGACTGGAGACGGGCGTTCAAGACCACCCGCGGCCTGGCCGTTGGCTGGGGCTGGTCCTTCCTGGCGCGCTTTGGCATTGGCGTTGTAATGATCATCGTGTGGGGCATGTGGGTATGGAGCAACGCCGCCTAG